A genomic region of Campylobacter corcagiensis contains the following coding sequences:
- the clpP gene encoding ATP-dependent Clp endopeptidase proteolytic subunit ClpP, translating to MSYYIPYVVEKSSRGERSYDIYSRLLKDRIIMLAGEINDDVASAIVAQLLFLEAEDPEKDIYLYINSPGGVVTSGLSIYDTMNYIAPDVSTICIGQAASMGAFLLSCGTKGKRFALPNSRIMIHQPLGGAQGQATDIEIQANEILRIKKTLNDILAKNSGQKLSKIEKDTDRDFFMSSEEAVKYGLIDKVLDKSLKK from the coding sequence TTGAGCTATTATATACCTTATGTAGTTGAAAAAAGTAGCCGTGGTGAGAGAAGTTATGATATTTACTCTCGCCTTTTAAAAGATAGGATTATAATGCTTGCTGGAGAGATAAATGATGATGTAGCAAGTGCTATCGTCGCCCAGCTACTTTTTTTAGAGGCTGAAGATCCTGAAAAAGATATATATCTATACATAAATAGCCCAGGTGGCGTTGTAACAAGCGGTCTTAGCATATATGATACGATGAATTATATAGCTCCAGATGTAAGTACGATTTGTATTGGTCAAGCTGCTTCTATGGGGGCTTTTTTACTAAGTTGTGGAACAAAGGGCAAAAGATTTGCTCTTCCAAATTCAAGAATCATGATACATCAGCCTTTAGGCGGAGCTCAAGGACAAGCAACTGATATAGAAATTCAAGCAAATGAAATTTTAAGAATCAAAAAAACATTAAATGATATATTGGCTAAAAATAGCGGTCAAAAGCTCTCTAAGATAGAAAAAGACACCGATAGAGATTTTTTTATGAGCTCAGAAGAAGCAGTAAAATATGGCTTAATAGATAAAGTCTTAGATAAGAGTCTTAAAAAATGA
- the def gene encoding peptide deformylase, whose product MILEVLTYPDKRLYEKSLEVTEFDEKLHKFLDDMYETMIAKKGIGLAAIQVGVPKRVLLVNLANEDGIQDKADLLEIINPEILSSDGEICYEEGCLSVPEFFEEVTRPEFIKLKFQDRFGKVCQLDANGLKAVCIQHEIDHLNGHLFIEKISFKNKKRFSKEYKEKLKKQ is encoded by the coding sequence ATGATATTAGAAGTTTTAACATATCCAGATAAAAGGCTTTATGAAAAGTCATTAGAAGTTACTGAATTTGATGAAAAGCTTCATAAATTTTTAGACGATATGTATGAAACTATGATAGCTAAAAAAGGCATCGGACTTGCTGCTATTCAAGTTGGTGTTCCAAAAAGAGTGCTGCTTGTAAATTTGGCTAATGAAGATGGCATTCAAGATAAAGCTGACCTTCTTGAGATAATAAATCCTGAAATTTTAAGTAGTGATGGCGAAATTTGCTATGAAGAGGGGTGTTTATCTGTGCCTGAATTTTTTGAAGAAGTAACTCGCCCTGAGTTTATAAAGCTTAAATTTCAAGATCGCTTTGGCAAAGTTTGCCAGCTAGACGCTAATGGCTTAAAAGCAGTTTGTATCCAGCACGAAATAGATCATCTAAATGGACATCTATTTATAGAAAAGATAAGCTTTAAAAACAAAAAAAGATTTAGCAAAGAGTATAAAGAAAAACTTAAAAAGCAATGA
- a CDS encoding YifB family Mg chelatase-like AAA ATPase translates to MKSLKCASFDGNLQVVNIESKFLNALPSFNIIGLANTTIKESENRVKSALLTLNFKFPPQKIIINLSPSDIPKRGSHFDLAIAILIALQKESFDESFFVFGELGLDGSVKSTNSLFSVLLFLSKQVISAKVIVPKSIALRAATIPNFRVFAVENLEDGIKFFMDEEFAKSCEVVGTHPLFANTLEILGKNYVPNLEFELDFSDIKGQARAKRASLIAAAGFHNVLYEGSPGCGKSMCAKRLRYILPPQSIDEVMLSAAYESLDNKDADFSALRPFRSPHHTSTRGSIFGGGSNLARVGEVALANGGELFFDELPHFGKQILESLREPLEDNRILISRVNSKTKYQTKFLFAAAMNPCPCGNLFSKTQSCVCSEMEIKRYKSTISAPLLDRIDLYVAMDEVSKDDKSSVTSQEMYEKVLYAFKAQKTRAQTELNAKLSDQDVGKICLLDSDAKSVLDMAISKFSLSQRGINKSLKVARTIADLAGKEVIGKSEILESLSFRVRSLG, encoded by the coding sequence ATGAAATCTCTAAAATGTGCAAGTTTTGATGGGAACTTACAAGTTGTAAATATAGAGTCCAAATTTCTAAATGCCTTGCCAAGCTTTAATATAATAGGTTTGGCAAATACCACAATAAAAGAGAGTGAAAACCGTGTTAAATCAGCACTTTTAACTCTAAATTTTAAATTTCCACCTCAAAAAATCATCATAAATTTAAGCCCTTCAGATATTCCAAAGCGCGGTAGCCACTTTGATTTAGCTATAGCTATACTTATTGCTTTGCAAAAAGAGAGTTTTGATGAGAGTTTTTTTGTATTTGGTGAGCTTGGACTTGATGGAAGCGTAAAAAGCACAAATTCTTTATTCTCAGTTTTGCTATTTTTAAGTAAACAAGTAATAAGTGCCAAAGTTATCGTTCCAAAAAGCATCGCTTTAAGGGCTGCTACTATTCCAAATTTTAGAGTTTTTGCAGTTGAAAATTTAGAAGATGGAATTAAATTTTTTATGGATGAAGAGTTTGCTAAGAGTTGTGAAGTAGTTGGCACTCATCCGCTATTTGCTAATACTCTTGAAATTTTAGGTAAAAATTATGTGCCTAACTTAGAATTTGAGCTTGATTTTAGTGATATAAAAGGACAAGCTAGAGCAAAAAGAGCAAGTTTAATCGCCGCAGCTGGATTTCATAATGTCTTATATGAAGGAAGCCCGGGTTGTGGTAAATCAATGTGTGCAAAACGCTTACGATACATTTTGCCACCACAAAGTATAGATGAGGTTATGCTTAGCGCAGCTTACGAAAGTCTTGATAATAAAGACGCTGATTTTTCAGCTCTTAGGCCATTTAGAAGCCCTCATCACACCTCTACAAGAGGGTCTATCTTTGGTGGTGGGTCAAATTTAGCTAGAGTTGGTGAGGTAGCTTTGGCAAATGGGGGTGAGCTATTTTTTGATGAGCTTCCACACTTTGGTAAGCAAATTTTAGAAAGTCTTAGAGAGCCATTAGAAGATAATAGAATTCTAATATCTCGCGTAAATTCAAAAACCAAATACCAAACTAAATTTCTTTTTGCAGCGGCAATGAATCCTTGTCCGTGCGGAAATCTTTTTAGCAAAACTCAAAGTTGTGTGTGCTCTGAAATGGAAATCAAACGCTACAAATCAACTATTTCAGCGCCTTTGCTTGATCGCATTGATCTATATGTGGCAATGGATGAAGTTAGCAAAGATGATAAAAGTAGCGTAACTAGCCAAGAGATGTATGAAAAAGTTTTGTATGCTTTTAAAGCTCAAAAAACAAGAGCACAAACTGAGCTAAACGCAAAACTTAGCGATCAAGATGTGGGTAAAATTTGCTTGCTTGATAGCGATGCTAAAAGCGTTCTTGATATGGCTATATCAAAGTTTAGTTTGTCTCAAAGAGGGATTAATAAAAGCTTAAAAGTTGCTAGAACTATTGCTGATTTGGCTGGAAAAGAAGTCATAGGAAAAAGTGAAATTTTAGAAAGCCTTAGTTTTAGGGTTAGGAGTTTAGGATGA